Proteins encoded together in one candidate division WOR-3 bacterium window:
- the accB gene encoding acetyl-CoA carboxylase biotin carboxyl carrier protein: MEKKPIRFTDTTLRDAHQSLWATRMTLEDMLPVLEKFDAVGYWSLEMWGGATFDVCLRYLNEDPWERLREIRQRIKNTKLQMLLRGQNVVGYRNYPDDVLEAFVFKAAEWGIDIFRIFDALNDARNLEKAIEFVKKTGKHAQGTLCYAVSPVHTVEYYLARAKEQKEMGIDSICIKDMAGILSPPQAFELVSALKQEIGLEVQVHCHSSSGMAVATYFKAVEAGADIIDTAAAPLSFFTSQPAVEALLACFQGTQWETELNLEALEAIEQHFEKLTANKCIPGTKVIDSMVITHQIPGGMASNLLSQLKEQKAEHRLPEVLEEVPRVREDLGYPPLVTPTSQIVGVQAVMNVLSGERYKVVPKEVKDYVKGLYGRPPAPIREAVMKKILGDEKPIKGRPADRLEPGMARAKKELSRDLVVKEEDYISYAIFPEVALKFFQWRKNPTPALEPKSPPAAKPPAEKPAAPPPPEEPGIRRLRSLMELASVHGVTELDWESGTEKVRIKRGGTTPATVPVSLPPTAGVVAPQPVKEEPQPVVAQPVAEPAPTVPTEPTTPKPAKTEEIVSPMVGTFYSRARPEAAPFVEKGDVVDPGQTLCIVEAMKLMNEIQAEKKCRIVEILVRDGDSVEYGQPLMIVEPL; this comes from the coding sequence ATGGAGAAAAAACCGATTAGATTTACCGATACGACATTGCGTGATGCCCACCAGTCGCTCTGGGCAACGCGGATGACACTGGAAGATATGCTTCCGGTTCTGGAAAAGTTTGATGCCGTGGGCTACTGGTCGCTGGAAATGTGGGGCGGAGCAACATTTGATGTTTGTCTCCGTTATTTGAATGAAGACCCCTGGGAACGATTGCGGGAGATTCGCCAGCGAATTAAGAATACTAAACTGCAGATGCTCTTACGGGGACAGAATGTGGTTGGGTATCGGAATTATCCGGATGATGTCCTCGAGGCTTTTGTGTTTAAAGCGGCAGAGTGGGGGATAGATATATTCCGGATATTTGATGCCCTGAACGATGCCCGGAACTTAGAGAAGGCGATTGAATTTGTTAAAAAGACGGGGAAACATGCTCAGGGCACACTCTGTTATGCGGTGAGCCCGGTCCATACCGTCGAGTATTATCTTGCCCGGGCAAAAGAACAGAAAGAGATGGGCATTGACTCCATTTGCATTAAAGATATGGCGGGTATTCTGTCGCCACCACAGGCATTTGAACTGGTCAGTGCCCTTAAACAGGAAATCGGGCTTGAGGTGCAGGTTCACTGTCACTCTTCCAGCGGGATGGCGGTGGCGACCTACTTCAAGGCAGTTGAGGCGGGGGCGGATATTATCGACACCGCCGCCGCACCCCTTTCCTTCTTTACCTCGCAACCGGCGGTTGAAGCCCTTCTTGCCTGTTTTCAGGGGACACAATGGGAGACCGAACTCAACCTTGAAGCGCTCGAAGCGATTGAACAGCATTTTGAAAAACTTACCGCCAACAAGTGCATTCCCGGTACAAAGGTGATAGATTCAATGGTTATCACCCATCAAATTCCCGGAGGAATGGCATCGAACCTTCTTTCGCAATTAAAAGAGCAAAAAGCAGAACATCGGTTGCCCGAGGTTCTTGAAGAGGTACCCCGGGTGCGCGAAGATTTGGGATACCCGCCGCTTGTTACACCGACCAGTCAGATTGTTGGTGTTCAGGCGGTGATGAATGTTTTGAGCGGCGAGCGCTATAAGGTTGTGCCGAAAGAGGTAAAAGATTATGTAAAAGGTCTTTATGGAAGACCGCCAGCGCCAATCAGGGAAGCGGTGATGAAGAAAATTTTAGGGGATGAAAAACCGATTAAAGGTAGACCGGCAGACCGCCTGGAACCAGGTATGGCGCGGGCAAAGAAGGAGCTTTCCCGGGATTTGGTGGTTAAGGAGGAGGATTACATCTCTTATGCGATTTTCCCTGAGGTAGCGCTGAAATTTTTCCAGTGGCGAAAAAACCCAACTCCTGCTTTAGAACCAAAGTCTCCACCAGCCGCAAAACCGCCGGCTGAGAAACCGGCAGCACCGCCACCGCCCGAAGAACCGGGTATCAGAAGGTTGCGGAGTTTAATGGAACTGGCGAGCGTCCACGGTGTCACCGAACTGGATTGGGAGTCGGGTACGGAAAAGGTCAGGATCAAGCGCGGGGGCACAACACCGGCAACCGTTCCTGTGAGCTTGCCACCAACAGCCGGTGTGGTAGCACCGCAACCGGTCAAAGAAGAGCCGCAGCCGGTTGTCGCTCAGCCGGTTGCCGAACCAGCACCAACGGTGCCAACTGAACCGACAACACCCAAGCCGGCAAAAACCGAGGAGATTGTTTCGCCAATGGTCGGAACATTTTACTCGCGCGCCCGGCCTGAGGCGGCGCCTTTTGTGGAAAAAGGTGATGTGGTAGACCCGGGCCAGACACTGTGTATCGTTGAGGCGATGAAGTTGATGAATGAGATTCAGGCTGAGAAGAAGTGCCGGATAGTTGAAATACTGGTGCGGGACGGTGATTCAGTTGAATACGGTCAGCCCTTGATGATTGTTGAACCGCTTTAA
- a CDS encoding UDP-N-acetylmuramoyl-tripeptide--D-alanyl-D-alanine ligase — MAVLNIRQIAQATGGSLSPADAELVVTGVSIDTRTLKPGELFIALRGKRLDGHQYIESAFTKGAVAVMVEKGREPEHKGVVISVPDTKAALLSLAQWYREQLKARVVAITGSNGKTTTKEMLATILEPRFSVVKARASFNNDIGVPLTVMAMDSKTEVAIFEIEMNELGGTLRLAKLCQPEIGLVTNIGDTHLEFMKDRSGVAQEKAELLEALPESGVAVVNFDDPLVMAMANEVCRKKKLQLVTFGLNEKAEVYASDVVFRGLKGTQFLLNGKYPIELPVPGQHNIANFLAASAAANVLGVSFSAIAGAIKNFCPAPQRLAIRELNGVLLIDDCFNANPQSMAAALAVLKSSAPPEKRVAILADMLELGEKSAMLHREVGVNAAHCVDRLVVIGDKAHFVVDAAMSAGLKSQNIKIYQTVEEVGTDLFDFIQPGDTILVKGSRAMALEKVIEKIVRHYGEKTD; from the coding sequence ATGGCAGTGTTAAATATTCGCCAGATTGCTCAAGCGACCGGAGGTTCTTTGTCACCAGCCGATGCCGAACTGGTTGTAACTGGCGTTTCGATTGACACCCGGACTTTAAAGCCCGGAGAACTGTTTATTGCGCTCAGGGGAAAACGACTTGATGGTCATCAGTATATAGAATCGGCGTTCACGAAAGGCGCGGTTGCGGTTATGGTGGAAAAAGGACGCGAACCGGAACATAAAGGGGTTGTCATTTCGGTGCCGGATACAAAAGCGGCGTTGCTTTCTCTGGCGCAATGGTACCGAGAGCAATTAAAAGCGCGGGTTGTTGCGATAACTGGCTCGAACGGTAAAACAACCACCAAGGAGATGCTGGCAACGATACTTGAGCCCCGATTTTCTGTGGTTAAGGCGCGGGCGAGTTTTAACAACGATATCGGGGTGCCGTTAACGGTAATGGCGATGGATTCTAAGACCGAGGTTGCTATTTTCGAAATTGAGATGAATGAACTGGGTGGAACTCTGCGGCTGGCAAAGTTGTGTCAGCCGGAAATCGGACTGGTTACCAACATCGGTGATACCCACTTGGAGTTTATGAAAGACCGTTCCGGTGTTGCTCAGGAAAAGGCAGAGCTGCTCGAGGCGCTGCCCGAATCCGGTGTTGCGGTCGTAAACTTCGATGACCCGCTGGTGATGGCAATGGCAAATGAGGTCTGTAGAAAAAAGAAATTGCAACTGGTAACTTTTGGTTTGAATGAGAAAGCCGAAGTGTATGCGAGCGATGTCGTCTTCCGGGGACTGAAAGGAACCCAGTTTCTTCTTAACGGCAAGTACCCAATAGAATTACCGGTTCCCGGTCAGCATAACATCGCCAACTTTCTCGCCGCAAGTGCCGCGGCTAATGTGTTAGGCGTTTCGTTTTCAGCAATCGCTGGGGCGATTAAAAACTTCTGCCCGGCACCACAAAGACTTGCGATTCGGGAACTCAACGGTGTGCTTTTGATTGACGACTGTTTTAACGCCAACCCGCAATCAATGGCGGCAGCGCTGGCGGTACTTAAAAGCAGCGCGCCTCCGGAAAAAAGGGTGGCAATCCTTGCTGATATGCTGGAGTTGGGGGAGAAGTCGGCAATGTTACATCGGGAAGTTGGCGTTAACGCCGCTCATTGCGTCGACCGGCTGGTGGTGATTGGCGATAAGGCACATTTTGTTGTCGATGCCGCAATGAGTGCCGGTCTTAAATCACAGAACATCAAAATTTATCAAACGGTCGAAGAGGTCGGCACCGACCTATTTGACTTTATTCAGCCGGGCGATACAATACTCGTCAAGGGTTCCAGGGCAATGGCTCTGGAAAAAGTTATCGAAAAGATTGTGAGGCATTATGGAGAAAAAACCGATTAG
- the queA gene encoding tRNA preQ1(34) S-adenosylmethionine ribosyltransferase-isomerase QueA, with protein sequence MRIEQFDYNLPAELIAQTPVEPRDASRLLVLNRKNGAIEEARFNEIGKWLMPGDLLVFNDTRVIPARIFGRLLSGGKMEFLLLRKMQSGVWEVLTRPARKARIGTVVDFDGFRAEIIERKPDGIRLVRFEPEPINQLLETRGEVALPPYIKQKYPDPERYQTIFARVPGAVAAPTAGLHFTPELVKSLCAKGLQVAVITLHASLGTFRPVKVSEVEKHRMHPEEFEISEEAAARINQALKEQRRVVCVGTTTVRVLESQAVRDGDKVQVKPGKGETDLYIYPGFEWKVTGALITNFHLPKSTLLLLVSAFASREMIMKAYEYAIAHRFRFYSFGDAMLII encoded by the coding sequence ATGCGTATTGAGCAGTTTGACTACAATCTGCCCGCGGAGTTGATTGCCCAGACGCCGGTTGAGCCGCGCGATGCATCAAGGCTTCTGGTGTTAAACCGAAAAAACGGCGCTATAGAGGAGGCAAGATTTAACGAAATTGGCAAGTGGCTTATGCCGGGCGATTTACTGGTGTTTAACGACACCCGGGTGATACCGGCGCGCATATTCGGCAGACTGTTGAGCGGAGGCAAGATGGAGTTTCTGCTGCTGCGTAAAATGCAGTCTGGAGTCTGGGAGGTTCTCACCCGTCCGGCTCGTAAAGCCCGTATTGGAACGGTGGTTGATTTTGACGGTTTCCGCGCCGAAATCATTGAAAGAAAACCAGACGGTATCAGGCTGGTTCGGTTTGAACCGGAACCCATCAATCAACTTTTAGAAACAAGGGGAGAGGTTGCTTTGCCCCCTTACATCAAACAGAAGTATCCTGACCCCGAACGGTATCAGACAATTTTCGCCCGGGTTCCTGGTGCGGTTGCCGCACCAACCGCGGGCTTGCATTTTACGCCGGAACTTGTTAAGAGTCTTTGTGCAAAAGGATTGCAAGTTGCTGTAATTACATTACATGCCAGTTTGGGAACTTTTCGACCCGTTAAGGTTTCTGAGGTTGAGAAACACCGTATGCACCCCGAGGAGTTTGAAATTTCTGAGGAGGCAGCCGCGCGCATCAATCAAGCATTAAAAGAGCAAAGGCGGGTGGTTTGCGTTGGCACGACCACGGTGCGGGTGCTCGAAAGCCAGGCGGTAAGGGACGGTGATAAAGTACAGGTTAAGCCCGGAAAGGGTGAGACCGACCTTTACATTTATCCCGGTTTTGAATGGAAAGTAACCGGTGCACTGATTACCAACTTCCATCTGCCGAAATCGACTTTGTTACTTCTTGTCTCGGCATTTGCCAGCCGGGAAATGATAATGAAGGCTTATGAGTACGCAATTGCTCACCGGTTCCGTTTTTACAGTTTTGGTGATGCGATGTTGATTATTTAA
- a CDS encoding M14 family zinc carboxypeptidase, translating to MMKSRVTFRAFTLIFCLAALIGFTQARQLIVRVQAPDYQTVYQHIPFKGTSIEIAGAIPGSSYDLLLEEEDLSLVLNSGLKSEILIPDLEAHKVQAQGFGFYCSYDSLVSIMRSWALNYPAICRFDSIGQTHEGRWIYGVKISDNPQIEEDEPEVLLVGMHHAREWASPQAARYFADTVLRNYASNSQFRDFVDNHQIWVIPILNVDGYVYDYPNQRSWRKNRQPFGSAIGSDPNRDYNGACNGSRMADWGSLVSGSRSSHYPSDETFMGGYGAWGKEVAALSSFFKQHTFVCAVSLHSYSELVLWPYGSGETPPDNATIVSLGQGIAQQIQKLSGGTYTPQPSSQLYPTSGGEIDWMYGWAHYIGGFPCVSYVFEIGTAFYQSTNQLDAIQREVFKGLWFLYSRADSVIQVLEGVVPRPILAPMDTSATGTFVVHWTPIRPEHNHPDRWELEELSDLSTIEDDFENGTARWVFQGASLSTTQKHSGNYSVYLGTGNNIANYALTADPYPVQPGDSLRYWIWYNTENNYDVVVTEVSLEGKEWIQLHNRYTGNSNGWVYKSYSLEPWAGKSVFIRFRYMTDDATLNAGVYIDDVWPVPSFAQRRTVADDITDTMYEVSVNQTGRYWYRVRGHNAAWGWGDKGPLEDIVVTGTGIASEPTVKHLTSLDIAGANPSGSTINIRYSLGASGPVRIEIFDALGRRVNRLVDGVYPTGDYQVTWNGTDRNGRKVPAGIYFCRFSAERTLTERIVLTR from the coding sequence ATGATGAAAAGTCGTGTCACATTCAGGGCGTTTACCCTGATTTTTTGTCTTGCTGCCTTAATCGGTTTCACCCAGGCAAGGCAACTGATTGTCCGGGTTCAAGCACCGGACTATCAAACTGTTTATCAACATATCCCCTTCAAGGGAACATCAATTGAGATTGCCGGTGCCATACCGGGCTCATCATACGACCTGCTCCTTGAAGAAGAGGACCTGAGTCTTGTGCTCAATTCCGGTTTAAAGAGCGAGATACTAATTCCGGACCTCGAAGCGCATAAGGTTCAAGCCCAGGGGTTTGGATTTTACTGTTCTTACGATTCATTAGTTTCAATTATGCGTTCCTGGGCGCTGAACTATCCAGCCATCTGCCGTTTTGATTCCATTGGCCAGACGCACGAAGGACGCTGGATTTACGGCGTAAAAATTTCCGACAACCCGCAGATTGAGGAGGATGAGCCTGAAGTTCTGCTGGTTGGGATGCACCACGCCCGGGAATGGGCATCGCCCCAGGCAGCCCGCTATTTTGCCGACACCGTTTTGCGTAACTACGCCAGCAACAGCCAATTTAGAGATTTCGTTGACAATCACCAAATCTGGGTGATACCGATTTTGAATGTTGATGGTTATGTGTACGACTATCCTAATCAACGTTCCTGGCGTAAGAACCGTCAGCCTTTTGGTTCAGCAATTGGTTCGGATCCGAACCGGGACTACAATGGCGCCTGCAACGGCTCAAGGATGGCAGACTGGGGTTCCCTGGTATCCGGTTCAAGGTCCTCCCATTATCCAAGTGATGAAACTTTTATGGGCGGGTATGGTGCGTGGGGTAAAGAGGTTGCGGCATTGAGTTCCTTCTTTAAACAGCACACCTTTGTCTGTGCGGTCTCTTTACACTCTTACTCGGAACTTGTGCTCTGGCCCTATGGTAGTGGTGAGACACCACCGGATAATGCTACCATAGTAAGTCTCGGTCAGGGTATTGCTCAACAGATTCAAAAACTGTCCGGTGGCACATATACACCTCAGCCTTCAAGTCAACTTTATCCAACCAGTGGTGGTGAAATTGACTGGATGTATGGCTGGGCACATTACATCGGCGGGTTTCCCTGCGTGAGTTATGTATTTGAAATTGGCACAGCTTTTTACCAGTCAACAAATCAACTGGATGCGATTCAACGCGAAGTTTTCAAAGGGCTCTGGTTTCTCTACAGCCGTGCTGACTCAGTGATTCAGGTGCTTGAGGGAGTGGTGCCGCGGCCCATTCTCGCTCCGATGGATACAAGTGCTACTGGGACCTTTGTAGTGCACTGGACGCCAATCAGGCCGGAACATAATCACCCTGACCGCTGGGAACTGGAGGAGTTGTCTGACCTTTCAACAATTGAAGACGATTTTGAAAACGGAACTGCCCGATGGGTATTTCAGGGGGCATCGCTTTCCACAACTCAGAAGCATTCCGGGAATTACAGCGTTTACCTTGGTACCGGTAACAACATTGCCAATTATGCGCTGACAGCAGACCCTTATCCAGTTCAACCCGGTGACAGTTTGCGCTACTGGATTTGGTACAACACCGAGAACAATTACGATGTCGTGGTCACCGAAGTTTCACTGGAAGGCAAAGAGTGGATTCAATTACACAACCGTTATACCGGCAATTCGAACGGCTGGGTATATAAGTCCTATTCACTTGAACCCTGGGCGGGAAAGTCGGTATTTATTCGCTTCCGGTATATGACCGATGACGCTACGCTCAATGCGGGTGTCTACATTGACGATGTTTGGCCCGTGCCCAGTTTTGCCCAGCGCCGGACCGTCGCTGACGATATAACCGATACAATGTATGAAGTGTCCGTCAACCAAACCGGACGGTACTGGTATCGGGTGCGAGGTCACAATGCGGCGTGGGGTTGGGGTGATAAAGGACCGCTCGAAGACATTGTTGTGACCGGAACCGGTATTGCCAGCGAACCGACAGTTAAACACCTGACCTCACTTGACATAGCAGGAGCTAATCCCAGTGGTTCAACGATTAATATCCGTTATTCACTTGGTGCGTCTGGTCCGGTGCGTATTGAAATCTTTGATGCGCTGGGCAGGAGAGTCAATCGACTTGTTGATGGTGTTTATCCAACGGGCGATTATCAGGTTACCTGGAACGGTACTGACCGCAACGGCAGAAAAGTGCCTGCCGGTATCTATTTTTGTCGATTCAGTGCGGAGCGAACGCTCACAGAGCGAATTGTGCTTACTCGTTAA
- a CDS encoding SagB/ThcOx family dehydrogenase — translation MFGFFLGLFICGGMGVVDSVIKLPAPDTVGNVTLEKTLLHRRSVRSYADRALTLRDVGQLLWAAQGKTGKSYGRTAPSAGATYPMELYLFAGKVEGLDSGVYHYLIEQHSIELVKTGDRRQELANAALGQLSIKNAPAVIVLCADYSRTTARYGERGIRYVHIEAGHIGQNVHLQCEALGMGTVMIGAFEDGAVKKVIGTKFEPLYIMPFGYKRQ, via the coding sequence ATGTTTGGTTTTTTTCTGGGGCTGTTTATCTGCGGGGGGATGGGTGTGGTTGATTCAGTAATCAAACTACCAGCACCCGATACGGTGGGAAATGTAACCCTGGAGAAGACGCTACTGCATCGTCGTTCGGTCCGCTCTTATGCAGACCGGGCTCTAACGCTGCGGGATGTTGGGCAACTACTCTGGGCAGCACAGGGCAAGACCGGCAAAAGTTACGGTCGAACCGCACCATCGGCTGGTGCTACTTACCCGATGGAACTTTACCTTTTTGCGGGAAAGGTTGAGGGGTTGGATTCAGGAGTCTATCACTATCTAATTGAGCAGCATAGTATTGAGTTGGTCAAAACCGGTGACCGCCGTCAGGAACTGGCTAATGCGGCACTCGGACAGTTGAGCATAAAAAATGCGCCGGCGGTTATTGTATTGTGTGCCGACTATTCGCGGACAACGGCACGCTACGGAGAACGGGGGATAAGGTATGTCCACATCGAAGCCGGTCACATCGGGCAGAATGTCCACTTACAGTGCGAGGCGCTGGGTATGGGCACGGTGATGATTGGTGCATTTGAGGATGGTGCCGTGAAGAAAGTCATCGGGACGAAATTTGAACCACTCTACATAATGCCCTTTGGTTACAAGAGGCAATAG
- a CDS encoding phosphoribosylaminoimidazolesuccinocarboxamide synthase: MVITQTDLKGIKKVGQGKVRDIYQIGEHLLIVATDRLSAFDVVLPDGIPDKGKVLNLLSVFWFEKFSKVAPNHLITAQVNEFPAGLAPYYEIIKDRAMLCRTTKPLPVECVVRGYLAGSGWDEYQKTGTVCGIKLPQGLQQAEKLPEPIFTPATKSQTGHDENISFEQMKNLVGEELAQKVRRISIEIYEAASEYARQRGIIIADTKFEFGIYDGKLMLIDELLTPDSSRFWSEKDYRVGVSPPSFDKQFVRDYLNSTGWNRQPPAPHLPPEVIAGTTARYRDAFRILTGRELD; encoded by the coding sequence ATGGTAATAACACAAACCGATTTAAAAGGTATTAAAAAGGTAGGGCAGGGTAAGGTGCGTGACATCTACCAAATCGGTGAACATCTTTTAATCGTCGCAACCGACCGTTTGAGCGCCTTTGATGTTGTTCTGCCCGATGGCATTCCGGATAAAGGTAAGGTTTTGAATTTGCTTTCGGTTTTCTGGTTTGAAAAGTTTTCAAAGGTTGCACCCAACCATCTGATTACTGCTCAGGTAAACGAGTTTCCTGCGGGGCTCGCGCCTTATTACGAAATTATAAAAGACCGGGCAATGCTCTGTCGTACGACAAAGCCGTTGCCGGTTGAGTGTGTGGTGCGCGGGTATCTTGCCGGTAGCGGTTGGGATGAATATCAAAAAACTGGCACTGTTTGTGGTATAAAACTACCTCAGGGTTTACAACAGGCTGAGAAGCTGCCGGAACCGATTTTTACGCCGGCAACCAAGAGTCAAACTGGTCACGATGAAAACATTTCGTTTGAACAGATGAAAAATCTGGTGGGTGAAGAGCTCGCCCAGAAGGTGCGCCGCATCTCAATCGAGATTTACGAGGCAGCAAGCGAGTATGCCCGGCAGAGGGGAATTATCATTGCCGATACCAAATTTGAGTTCGGTATTTACGATGGTAAATTGATGCTGATTGACGAACTGTTGACCCCGGACTCATCCCGTTTCTGGTCCGAAAAAGATTACCGCGTGGGAGTTTCGCCCCCCAGTTTTGATAAGCAGTTTGTCCGGGACTACCTTAACTCAACAGGCTGGAACCGCCAACCACCCGCACCTCATTTGCCACCTGAGGTGATTGCCGGAACAACTGCCCGTTATCGCGATGCGTTTCGGATACTCACGGGCAGAGAACTGGACTGA
- the purE gene encoding 5-(carboxyamino)imidazole ribonucleotide mutase, whose product MSDKNKPLVAIVMGSDKDYDVMKEAKEVLDKFEVANEVRVISAHRTPAACQEFAVNAAARGIKVIIAGAGKAAHLAGVIASWTTLPVIGVPLDAGLAGIDALFSTVQMPKGVPVACMAIGKSGAANAALFALAILALEHEGLRVKLERFRESQAQKVKEKDQNLQQGKD is encoded by the coding sequence ATGAGTGACAAAAATAAACCGCTTGTTGCTATTGTGATGGGTAGTGATAAAGATTACGATGTTATGAAAGAGGCGAAAGAGGTGCTGGACAAGTTTGAGGTTGCCAATGAGGTGCGGGTGATATCAGCCCATCGGACTCCAGCGGCCTGTCAGGAGTTTGCGGTTAATGCGGCAGCGCGGGGGATCAAGGTTATAATTGCGGGTGCGGGAAAAGCGGCACATCTTGCCGGCGTGATTGCCTCCTGGACAACATTACCGGTTATCGGTGTGCCACTTGATGCCGGGCTGGCTGGTATCGATGCACTGTTTTCTACAGTGCAGATGCCCAAAGGTGTGCCGGTTGCCTGTATGGCGATTGGCAAGTCAGGAGCGGCTAATGCGGCGCTCTTTGCCCTGGCGATACTGGCGCTGGAACACGAAGGTTTGCGGGTAAAATTGGAGCGATTTCGTGAAAGTCAGGCGCAGAAAGTAAAAGAAAAGGACCAAAATTTACAGCAAGGCAAAGATTGA
- a CDS encoding peptide chain release factor-like protein, translating into MLRFGVSAKKESELAEKMAQYGIREEDLIERFVRSRGPGGQNVNKVATGVYLKHLPTGIEVKVTRERSQALNRFLARRILTEKVAAQILKIETEREREIARIRRQKRRRSRRAKEKVLRLKHLIAEKKELRKPPDD; encoded by the coding sequence TTGTTGCGGTTCGGGGTCAGTGCCAAAAAAGAGTCGGAACTGGCGGAAAAGATGGCACAGTATGGAATCCGGGAGGAAGATTTAATAGAGCGGTTTGTGCGCTCCCGCGGTCCCGGTGGCCAGAATGTCAACAAGGTGGCGACCGGGGTTTATCTTAAACACCTGCCAACCGGAATAGAAGTTAAAGTTACCCGGGAACGTTCCCAGGCGTTAAATCGGTTTCTCGCCCGCAGAATTTTAACCGAAAAGGTGGCGGCGCAAATCCTGAAAATCGAAACCGAACGGGAAAGAGAGATTGCCCGGATTCGGCGTCAAAAGCGGCGCCGTTCAAGAAGGGCAAAGGAAAAGGTTTTGCGATTAAAACACCTTATCGCAGAGAAAAAGGAGTTGCGCAAACCACCCGATGATTAA
- the larA gene encoding nickel-dependent lactate racemase has protein sequence MELTLRSKDSWETVDIPDENILGILTPIPQKSVAVPLQPVIAAATEFLMNYQRILILVNDYTRPTPNQPFLTPLLPILRARQTKILIGLGTHRKATENELKSILGLDTFFALSSAIIQHDARDPATLFFLGKTSFGTDVFLNRQIVWADAILTINSIEPHYFAGYTGGRKCFIPGSAGYETTIHNHNLLLHPASAPLSLQDNPVHLDMTEAAKMVAKPIFSIQIVQDANHRILSVHYGDLFTSFEDACIDAYKLFALPIKEKADIVLSILQPPYDINFYQSQRALEFGIYALKQGGIHITVSRCYEGIGNDQFIQVLSSCNKPDYLLRGEKSDHPGWYKAARIARALQKARLYTVMGVEDQVIKSCFMTPFPSIKQALAAAFNELGNKARLYIIPDAGVVVPIPINS, from the coding sequence ATGGAGTTAACTTTACGCTCAAAAGACAGCTGGGAAACCGTAGATATCCCGGATGAAAACATCCTTGGAATTTTAACCCCGATTCCTCAAAAAAGCGTCGCTGTTCCGCTCCAGCCGGTAATCGCTGCGGCAACCGAATTTCTCATGAACTATCAGCGCATCCTGATTTTGGTCAACGACTACACCCGCCCCACACCCAACCAACCGTTTCTTACGCCGCTTTTGCCGATTCTGCGCGCCCGGCAAACAAAAATCCTTATCGGTTTGGGCACCCATCGTAAAGCGACCGAAAATGAGTTGAAATCGATTCTTGGTTTAGACACCTTTTTCGCCCTATCTTCAGCAATCATCCAGCACGATGCCCGGGACCCGGCTACGCTCTTTTTTCTCGGGAAAACTTCTTTTGGCACCGATGTTTTTCTCAATCGCCAAATCGTGTGGGCGGATGCCATTCTCACAATCAACTCAATTGAACCCCATTACTTTGCTGGATATACCGGGGGCAGAAAATGTTTTATCCCGGGCTCTGCTGGGTACGAAACTACGATTCACAACCACAACCTTTTGCTTCATCCTGCTTCGGCGCCGCTCTCATTGCAAGACAACCCGGTTCATCTTGATATGACCGAAGCCGCGAAAATGGTTGCCAAACCCATCTTCTCAATTCAGATTGTCCAGGACGCGAACCACCGTATTTTATCAGTCCATTATGGCGACCTTTTCACCTCATTTGAAGACGCCTGCATTGATGCCTATAAACTGTTTGCCCTTCCCATCAAAGAAAAAGCGGACATCGTTTTGAGCATCCTGCAACCCCCTTATGATATCAACTTCTATCAGTCCCAGCGGGCACTGGAGTTTGGCATTTATGCCCTGAAACAGGGGGGCATTCATATAACAGTGTCGCGCTGTTATGAAGGTATTGGCAACGACCAGTTCATCCAGGTGCTTTCCTCATGTAACAAACCCGATTACCTGCTCAGGGGTGAAAAGTCGGACCATCCGGGCTGGTATAAGGCGGCGCGCATAGCCCGGGCGTTGCAAAAGGCAAGGCTTTATACAGTTATGGGTGTTGAAGACCAGGTAATCAAATCTTGCTTTATGACCCCTTTTCCTTCAATCAAGCAGGCGCTTGCCGCAGCATTTAACGAACTGGGAAACAAAGCCCGACTCTACATCATACCCGATGCCGGCGTCGTTGTTCCGATACCGATTAACTCCTAA